The proteins below come from a single Fodinicola acaciae genomic window:
- a CDS encoding DUF6174 domain-containing protein — MKAAMFLSVALLAGCAHQPEQLVRATPSPSQWTEPASYAYVLDSTCGERPLFGRFRVEVAGHHVTRATGLDQAGRYAVAHPSHGDPVPTIGGLLAELARARQHGAHVATIDHDPTDGHPVRITIDQNANAIDDEACFSISSYEIAR, encoded by the coding sequence ATGAAAGCTGCCATGTTCCTGTCGGTCGCCCTGCTGGCTGGCTGCGCTCACCAGCCGGAGCAGCTCGTACGCGCGACCCCGTCACCGAGCCAGTGGACGGAGCCGGCGAGCTATGCATACGTCCTCGACTCGACTTGTGGCGAGCGACCGCTGTTCGGACGGTTTCGAGTGGAGGTCGCCGGTCACCACGTCACCCGTGCGACCGGGCTGGACCAGGCGGGCCGCTATGCGGTGGCGCATCCGTCGCACGGCGATCCGGTGCCGACCATCGGCGGGCTGCTCGCCGAGCTGGCGCGTGCGCGGCAGCACGGCGCGCATGTCGCCACGATCGACCACGACCCGACCGACGGCCATCCCGTACGGATCACCATCGACCAGAACGCGAACGCGATCGACGACGAGGCCTGTTTCTCGATCTCCAGCTATGAGATCGCCAGGTAA
- a CDS encoding VOC family protein, giving the protein MFHLDHLCLGVRDFEDGVRRVHEETGLAHYYGGVLAGSIANTIFPLGEDVYLEVEGVTGPDASSSEAAGWFDGLLADGADRWMFWSLRADTLEEMTAVAQRLGGEVARVPGRVQPDGTQRIITTAPGPGRVFDTCWRRGLPNWFYRDDPATNPDRAAAAHGERGRVVTRLEIGADAEKLREHIGAETFDRLPLSVVSGQPGVHAVTVRTASGREVTLRRDPADL; this is encoded by the coding sequence ATGTTTCATCTTGATCATCTCTGCCTCGGTGTCCGCGACTTCGAAGACGGCGTCCGCAGAGTGCACGAGGAGACCGGGCTCGCCCACTACTACGGTGGCGTCCTGGCTGGCAGCATCGCCAACACGATCTTTCCGCTCGGCGAGGACGTCTACCTGGAGGTCGAGGGTGTGACCGGTCCCGACGCGTCCAGCTCCGAGGCGGCCGGATGGTTCGACGGGCTCCTGGCCGACGGCGCCGACCGCTGGATGTTCTGGAGCTTGCGCGCCGACACCCTTGAGGAGATGACCGCGGTCGCGCAGCGGCTCGGCGGCGAGGTGGCGCGGGTTCCCGGTCGCGTCCAGCCCGACGGCACACAGCGCATCATCACCACCGCACCCGGCCCCGGCCGCGTCTTCGACACCTGTTGGCGCCGCGGCCTGCCAAACTGGTTCTACCGGGACGACCCGGCAACCAACCCGGACCGTGCGGCGGCCGCGCACGGTGAGCGTGGGAGGGTCGTGACCCGGCTGGAGATCGGCGCTGACGCGGAGAAACTGCGCGAACACATCGGCGCCGAGACCTTCGACCGGCTGCCGTTGTCAGTCGTATCGGGCCAGCCAGGCGTGCACGCGGTCACGGTACGCACCGCGTCCGGCCGCGAGGTCACGCTGCGCAGGGATCCGGCCGACCTGTAG
- a CDS encoding DUF899 domain-containing protein encodes MSALPPVVDAETWQRQLDDLRKREKAATRELDAIAAQRRHLPMVEMPDYTLEGENGPTRLVDVFDGKSQLIVYNHMWSPGEEWQCGGCTSLTSQYTRLDFLAKYDARFVIVTQGTIEEAVAYKRKVGNTMAWYSTANSPFGADVDAPAGGGFAVNVFLRDGDTVYRTWHTNGRGTEQLAYTFALVDVLPYGRQEEWQDSPEGWPQSPTYSRWSSSQEIAALYGKA; translated from the coding sequence ATGAGCGCACTACCGCCTGTCGTCGACGCGGAGACCTGGCAGCGACAGCTCGACGACCTGCGAAAGCGGGAGAAAGCCGCCACCAGAGAGCTCGACGCGATCGCCGCGCAGCGCCGCCACCTGCCGATGGTCGAAATGCCGGACTACACGCTGGAAGGCGAGAACGGTCCGACGCGGCTCGTCGACGTGTTCGACGGCAAGTCGCAGCTGATCGTCTACAACCACATGTGGTCGCCCGGCGAGGAATGGCAGTGCGGCGGCTGCACCAGCCTGACCTCGCAGTACACCCGGCTCGACTTCCTGGCCAAGTACGACGCGCGGTTCGTCATCGTGACACAAGGGACGATCGAGGAAGCGGTTGCGTACAAGCGCAAGGTCGGCAACACGATGGCCTGGTATTCGACCGCCAACAGTCCGTTCGGCGCGGATGTCGATGCGCCGGCCGGCGGCGGTTTCGCGGTCAACGTGTTCCTGCGCGACGGCGACACCGTCTATCGGACCTGGCACACCAACGGCCGCGGCACCGAGCAGCTGGCCTACACCTTCGCGCTGGTCGACGTGCTGCCGTACGGCCGGCAGGAGGAATGGCAGGACTCGCCAGAAGGTTGGCCGCAGTCGCCGACCTACAGCAGGTGGAGCAGCTCGCAGGAAATCGCCGCGCTATACGGAAAAGCCTGA
- the ftsX gene encoding permease-like cell division protein FtsX, with product MRAKFVLSEVGVGLFRNVTMTIAMVLTTAISLALLGAGGLIYNQVGEMQDYFYTRLEVSIFLKDGVTPEQRSTLESALKSDALVENSIHETKADAYSRFREQFKDSPELVANVRPDALPESYRVKLKDPAKYQAVADKYKTFAGVDQVVDQKRLVERLFNVLDTFRNAALLVAFVQGIAALLLIGNTIQVAAYSRRREVSVMRLVGASNWYIQLPFVLEAAMAGLAGAVVGWLTLLGAKFLLVDKLLDSGTFVGVIPTWDMLSMINILGIMVLVGIVLASVAGWFTLRFQIKY from the coding sequence ATGCGCGCGAAATTCGTACTGTCCGAAGTCGGCGTCGGCTTGTTCCGCAACGTCACCATGACCATCGCGATGGTCCTGACGACGGCGATCTCGCTCGCCCTGCTCGGCGCCGGTGGTCTCATCTACAACCAGGTGGGTGAGATGCAGGACTACTTCTACACCCGGCTGGAAGTCTCGATCTTCCTCAAGGACGGCGTGACCCCGGAACAGCGCAGCACGCTGGAGAGCGCGCTCAAGAGCGACGCGCTGGTGGAGAACAGCATCCACGAGACCAAGGCCGACGCGTATTCCCGCTTCCGTGAGCAGTTCAAGGACTCGCCGGAGCTGGTCGCCAACGTACGGCCGGACGCGCTGCCGGAGTCCTACCGGGTGAAGCTGAAGGACCCGGCGAAATACCAGGCGGTCGCCGACAAGTACAAGACCTTCGCCGGCGTCGACCAGGTGGTCGACCAGAAGCGGCTGGTCGAGCGGCTGTTCAACGTACTGGACACGTTCAGAAACGCGGCACTGCTGGTGGCCTTCGTCCAAGGCATCGCGGCGCTCCTGCTGATCGGCAACACGATCCAGGTCGCCGCGTACTCCAGACGCCGTGAGGTCTCGGTCATGCGGCTGGTCGGCGCCTCGAACTGGTATATCCAGCTGCCGTTCGTCCTGGAGGCCGCGATGGCCGGCCTGGCCGGCGCGGTGGTCGGCTGGCTGACCCTGCTCGGCGCCAAGTTCCTGCTGGTCGACAAGCTGCTCGACTCCGGCACGTTCGTCGGCGTCATCCCCACCTGGGACATGCTGTCGATGATCAACATCCTCGGCATCATGGTCCTGGTCGGCATCGTCCTGGCCTCGGTCGCCGGCTGGTTCACGCTGCGCTTCCAGATCAAGTACTGA
- a CDS encoding helix-turn-helix domain-containing protein: MDGVRTGDGEPAVGAELRRLRTDRQLSLAQLARQVHYSKGYLSKLETGEKRITPDVARRCDEVLDTGGALAALVPTRTRRSEPIGECPYRGLAAFGERDVRWFFGRERATADLLSLVADRLGGGGPVAVVAPSGAGKSSLLRAGLLPALARGALPGSADWPVAVCTPTAEPLAALRTVLDRLAGSERFALVVDQFEETFTDCPDEDERRAYIDALCAVAERPHAVVVLGVRADLYGRCLDYPRLLAGLRAGQLPLGPMTADELRDAIVRPAKAAGIELEPGLVELLLSDLEPSGALPLLSHALLATWQQSDGRRLTVDGYRRTGGIRQAAATTAERAYGQLDAEHRRAARQLLLRLVRVEEDGEHLRRIHRDRLLGGATEQVLEAFSAARLLTVDADHVRIAHEAMLRAWPRLREWIQANRADLRTHQQLADAAEEWRHDQAMLYRGARLALVRDWIATPPSEIELSAAERAFLTASIDADEGQRHAERRRTRQLRRLVAALTVLLVIAVAVGGLAVYQRDELGQQQRAALANALAARSAALAAKQPDAAITLALAGYRQAATAQALSALLSAQGQYFAGRLAGHTASVRDVAVSAEGRTVATASDDGTIRLWNPVDHRQTRLIAPHAGRVRALALRGSTLAAATEDNVVRLWDLRTQAAPVVVRAAANDVELSPDGTRLATAGRSGTLTLWSTAGQQIAVVGSQGAPVTSIAFSPDGRSVATGGKDGTARVWKVGQPLVVDAHAGWIRAVAISPDGRTLATGGPAVQLWDLASGRRIATLTGHTADVTSVAFSPDGRTLASASLDETVRLWDLPSAQPVATLTGHGQAVNAVAYAPDGRTVFSASGDDTVLLWDLAGATVTPRPVDQRFAVDLSPDGRLLASTGGGPTVTLTDALRHTQVAVLSGHTDRVGAVAFAPDGRTLATGSWDRTIRLWDVATHRPVAVLAGHTGRVRSLAFSPDGRTLASTGADGALRLWNLASHQAKTVLSGIDVERVAVSPTGRTLAVAAADGTIRLVDTASGRLVATMAAHVASGRLAYVDEGLLAASGPNDSVQLWSLTTHRVVGTLAGHAGVVNAIAVSPDGREIATGAKDDSTQIWDVGSRTLVATLTGPTAPISDVVFGHDGRTLAATSSDTTVRLFDLDAARVAAQLCQRIDPIQPGRVADLDLGQQLDLC; the protein is encoded by the coding sequence ATGGACGGCGTACGGACTGGCGACGGTGAGCCCGCGGTCGGCGCGGAGCTGCGCCGGCTGCGTACGGATCGGCAGCTCTCGCTGGCGCAGCTGGCTCGCCAGGTGCACTACAGCAAGGGCTATCTGAGCAAGCTGGAGACCGGCGAGAAGCGCATCACCCCCGACGTGGCGCGCCGCTGCGACGAAGTGCTCGACACCGGAGGCGCGCTGGCCGCGCTGGTGCCGACGCGTACGCGCCGGTCGGAGCCGATCGGTGAGTGTCCGTATCGAGGCCTGGCGGCCTTCGGCGAGCGCGACGTGCGGTGGTTCTTCGGCCGCGAGCGGGCCACCGCCGACCTGTTGTCGCTGGTCGCCGACCGTCTCGGTGGCGGCGGGCCGGTGGCCGTGGTGGCGCCGTCCGGCGCCGGCAAGTCGTCGCTGCTGCGCGCCGGTCTCCTGCCGGCGCTCGCTCGCGGCGCGCTGCCGGGCTCGGCCGACTGGCCGGTGGCGGTGTGTACGCCGACCGCCGAACCGCTGGCCGCGCTGCGGACCGTGCTCGACCGGCTCGCTGGCTCGGAGCGATTCGCGCTGGTCGTCGACCAGTTCGAGGAGACGTTCACCGACTGCCCCGACGAGGACGAGCGGCGCGCCTACATAGACGCACTGTGCGCGGTGGCCGAGCGTCCGCACGCGGTCGTCGTGCTCGGCGTACGAGCCGACCTGTACGGGCGCTGCCTGGACTATCCGCGGCTGCTGGCCGGACTGCGCGCCGGCCAGCTGCCGCTGGGACCGATGACCGCCGACGAGCTGCGCGACGCGATCGTACGGCCGGCCAAGGCCGCCGGGATCGAGCTCGAACCAGGCCTGGTCGAGCTGCTGCTCAGCGATCTCGAACCGTCAGGAGCGCTGCCGCTGCTGTCGCACGCGCTGCTGGCGACCTGGCAGCAGAGCGACGGACGGCGGCTGACGGTCGACGGCTATCGGCGCACCGGTGGCATCCGGCAGGCCGCGGCGACCACCGCGGAGCGCGCGTACGGCCAGCTGGACGCCGAACATCGACGCGCGGCCAGGCAGCTGTTGCTGCGGCTCGTACGCGTCGAGGAAGACGGCGAGCACCTGCGCCGGATCCACCGCGACCGGCTGCTCGGTGGCGCGACCGAGCAGGTGCTGGAGGCTTTCAGCGCGGCTCGGTTGCTGACTGTCGACGCCGACCACGTGCGGATCGCGCACGAGGCGATGCTGCGCGCGTGGCCGCGGCTGCGCGAGTGGATCCAGGCTAACCGCGCCGACCTGCGTACGCACCAGCAGCTCGCCGACGCCGCCGAGGAATGGCGGCACGACCAGGCGATGCTCTATCGCGGTGCGCGGCTGGCGCTGGTCCGCGACTGGATCGCCACACCGCCGTCCGAGATCGAGCTCAGCGCCGCCGAGCGCGCGTTTCTCACCGCGTCGATCGACGCTGACGAAGGCCAGCGCCACGCTGAACGCCGGCGTACGCGGCAGCTGCGTCGGCTGGTTGCCGCGCTCACCGTCCTGCTGGTGATCGCCGTCGCGGTTGGCGGGCTGGCCGTCTACCAGCGCGACGAGCTCGGACAGCAGCAGCGCGCGGCGCTGGCCAACGCACTGGCCGCACGCTCGGCGGCGCTTGCGGCGAAGCAGCCGGACGCGGCCATCACGCTGGCGCTGGCCGGCTATCGGCAGGCGGCGACGGCACAGGCGCTGAGCGCGTTGCTGAGTGCTCAAGGGCAGTATTTCGCCGGCCGGCTCGCCGGCCACACCGCGAGCGTGCGCGACGTGGCGGTGAGCGCTGAGGGGCGTACGGTCGCCACCGCGAGCGACGACGGCACCATCAGGCTGTGGAATCCGGTCGATCACCGCCAGACACGGTTGATCGCGCCGCATGCCGGTCGCGTGCGCGCGCTGGCGCTGCGGGGATCGACGCTGGCGGCCGCGACCGAGGACAACGTCGTGCGCCTCTGGGACCTGCGTACGCAGGCGGCGCCGGTGGTCGTACGCGCAGCGGCCAACGACGTCGAGCTGTCGCCGGACGGCACGCGGCTGGCGACCGCCGGCCGCAGCGGCACGCTGACCTTGTGGAGCACCGCTGGCCAGCAGATCGCCGTCGTCGGCTCGCAAGGCGCGCCGGTGACCTCGATCGCCTTCAGCCCAGACGGCAGGAGCGTGGCCACCGGCGGCAAGGACGGCACGGCGCGCGTCTGGAAGGTCGGACAGCCGCTCGTCGTCGACGCGCACGCTGGCTGGATCCGTGCCGTCGCGATCAGTCCGGACGGTCGTACGCTCGCGACCGGCGGACCGGCCGTACAGCTGTGGGACCTGGCCAGTGGTCGCCGCATCGCCACGCTGACCGGCCACACCGCGGACGTGACCTCGGTGGCGTTCAGCCCGGACGGCCGTACGCTCGCCAGCGCCAGCCTGGACGAGACCGTGCGGCTGTGGGACCTGCCCTCGGCACAACCGGTCGCCACGCTGACCGGCCACGGCCAGGCCGTCAACGCGGTCGCGTACGCGCCGGACGGACGCACCGTCTTCAGCGCCAGCGGCGACGACACCGTGCTGCTCTGGGACCTCGCCGGCGCCACGGTCACCCCGCGGCCGGTCGACCAGCGGTTCGCCGTCGATCTCAGTCCGGACGGTCGGCTGCTGGCCAGCACCGGCGGCGGACCGACCGTGACGCTGACCGACGCGCTCCGGCATACGCAGGTCGCCGTGCTGTCCGGCCACACCGACCGGGTCGGCGCGGTCGCCTTCGCACCCGACGGCCGTACGCTCGCGACCGGCAGCTGGGACCGCACGATCAGGCTGTGGGACGTGGCGACGCACCGGCCGGTCGCGGTGCTCGCCGGCCACACCGGTCGCGTGCGGTCGCTCGCGTTTTCGCCTGACGGTCGTACGCTCGCCAGCACCGGAGCCGACGGCGCGCTGCGGTTGTGGAACCTTGCCAGCCACCAGGCCAAAACCGTGTTGTCCGGCATCGACGTGGAGCGAGTGGCCGTCAGCCCGACGGGCCGTACGCTCGCGGTCGCCGCCGCTGACGGCACCATCCGGCTCGTCGACACCGCCTCCGGGCGGCTCGTCGCCACGATGGCGGCGCATGTCGCCTCTGGCCGGCTCGCGTACGTCGACGAAGGGCTGCTCGCCGCGAGCGGACCGAACGACTCCGTCCAGCTGTGGTCCCTCACGACACATCGCGTCGTCGGCACACTCGCCGGCCACGCCGGTGTCG
- a CDS encoding M23 family metallopeptidase: MRRAQVAVVAAVLVIAAMVWTQPALGDKKPTPSDKQAVDKQLAQAAAVLEGVTGKAQQAAAALARANAMLPGAKSAVARTQGQVAAAQVVSAAAQRAAAQAKAALAAAAQQVSAADKAVTDARDTVGTFAADAYKGISMVNLGAILEAESPSQLATNIAYLDQVSAKQRRALNAATQARQSATEIRNAYALKKQAADAAASQAAAAVTAAQAAAAAATAAQTQVQTLITQQTSATQAVNAQRANVLAQVNRLQAESNRIAAQLNLVPTSPIGRGVSGGGSLLSWGYLMKPVNGWKSSDFGYRYDPYYRVWQLHAGTDIAAPHGTPIYAAAPGRVVRAGWNGGYGNYTCIYHGRLRDGRGVTTCYGHQSAILVDTGDYVRRGQVIGRVGTTGASTGNHLHFEVRLDGTPVNPLRYLAIS, encoded by the coding sequence ATGCGGCGCGCACAGGTGGCGGTGGTGGCTGCGGTGCTGGTCATCGCGGCGATGGTCTGGACCCAGCCGGCGCTCGGCGACAAGAAGCCGACGCCGAGCGACAAGCAGGCGGTCGACAAGCAGCTCGCGCAGGCGGCGGCGGTGCTGGAAGGCGTCACCGGCAAGGCTCAGCAGGCCGCCGCAGCGCTGGCCAGGGCCAACGCGATGCTTCCCGGCGCCAAGTCGGCCGTCGCGCGTACGCAGGGCCAGGTGGCCGCCGCGCAGGTGGTGTCGGCCGCGGCCCAGCGTGCGGCGGCGCAGGCCAAGGCGGCCCTGGCGGCCGCGGCGCAGCAGGTCAGCGCGGCCGACAAGGCGGTGACCGACGCGCGCGACACGGTCGGTACGTTCGCGGCCGACGCATACAAGGGCATCAGCATGGTCAACCTCGGCGCCATCCTGGAGGCCGAGTCGCCGTCGCAGCTGGCGACCAACATCGCCTATCTCGACCAGGTGTCGGCCAAGCAGCGCCGCGCGCTCAACGCGGCCACACAGGCACGGCAGTCAGCGACCGAGATCCGCAACGCGTACGCGCTCAAGAAGCAGGCCGCCGACGCGGCCGCCAGCCAGGCAGCGGCGGCCGTGACGGCCGCGCAGGCGGCGGCCGCGGCGGCGACAGCGGCGCAGACGCAGGTGCAGACGCTGATCACCCAGCAGACGAGCGCCACCCAGGCCGTCAACGCACAGCGTGCGAACGTGTTGGCGCAGGTCAACCGGCTGCAGGCGGAGTCCAACCGGATCGCGGCCCAGCTCAACCTGGTGCCGACCTCACCGATCGGCCGCGGCGTGAGCGGCGGTGGCTCGCTGCTCTCGTGGGGTTACCTGATGAAGCCGGTGAACGGCTGGAAGTCCAGCGACTTCGGCTATCGGTACGACCCGTACTACCGCGTCTGGCAGCTGCACGCGGGCACCGACATCGCCGCGCCGCACGGCACACCGATCTACGCCGCGGCTCCAGGACGGGTGGTGCGCGCCGGCTGGAACGGCGGCTATGGCAACTACACGTGCATCTATCACGGCCGGCTGCGCGACGGCCGCGGCGTGACCACCTGCTACGGCCACCAGTCGGCGATCCTGGTCGACACCGGCGACTACGTACGCCGTGGCCAGGTCATCGGCCGGGTCGGCACCACCGGCGCCTCGACCGGCAACCACCTGCACTTCGAGGTGCGCCTCGACGGCACGCCGGTCAACCCGCTGCGTTACCTGGCGATCTCATAG
- a CDS encoding amidohydrolase family protein: MTEPPAIDADIPAYWRSLGLPGLIDTHTHFLPRRMQEKVWAYFDRGSANYGTEWPVVYRLPEAARVELLRSWGVRAFPSLPYPHKPGMAAWLNDEALKFAAGVPEVLPSATFFPEPEALSYVTAALDAGARIFKVHVQIGGFDPRDEVLAPVWGLLAEASVPVVVHCGSGPLRGAYTGPGPFGEVLAAHPALVAVIAHAGMPDYGAFLDLAAAYQRVYLDTTMVATDFTESLMPLPAPVAARYADFGDRILFGSDFPSIPHSYAHQLASIHRLGFGSAWLRAVLHDNAAALFGIG, from the coding sequence TTGACCGAGCCGCCGGCCATCGACGCCGACATCCCGGCGTACTGGCGGTCGCTCGGCCTGCCGGGCCTCATCGACACCCACACGCACTTCCTGCCGCGGCGGATGCAGGAGAAGGTGTGGGCCTACTTCGACCGGGGCTCGGCCAACTACGGCACCGAGTGGCCGGTCGTCTACCGGCTGCCGGAGGCTGCTCGCGTCGAGTTGCTGCGGTCGTGGGGCGTACGCGCGTTTCCCTCGCTGCCCTATCCGCACAAGCCGGGGATGGCCGCCTGGCTCAACGACGAGGCCCTGAAGTTTGCCGCCGGAGTGCCCGAAGTGCTGCCGTCGGCGACGTTCTTTCCGGAGCCTGAGGCGCTGTCGTACGTGACGGCCGCGCTCGACGCCGGCGCGCGGATCTTCAAGGTCCACGTGCAGATCGGCGGCTTCGACCCGCGCGACGAGGTGCTGGCGCCGGTCTGGGGCCTGCTCGCCGAGGCATCAGTGCCGGTCGTCGTGCACTGCGGCTCCGGTCCACTGCGTGGCGCGTACACCGGCCCGGGACCGTTCGGCGAGGTGCTGGCGGCACATCCGGCGCTGGTGGCGGTCATCGCGCACGCCGGCATGCCGGACTACGGCGCGTTCCTCGACCTGGCGGCGGCGTACCAGCGTGTCTACCTCGACACCACGATGGTGGCGACCGACTTCACCGAGTCGCTGATGCCGCTGCCAGCGCCCGTAGCCGCACGTTATGCGGACTTCGGCGACCGCATTCTGTTCGGCTCGGACTTCCCGTCGATCCCGCACTCGTACGCCCACCAGCTCGCATCCATCCACCGCCTCGGCTTCGGCTCCGCGTGGCTGCGCGCCGTCCTCCACGACAACGCCGCCGCGCTCTTCGGCATCGGCTGA
- the prfB gene encoding peptide chain release factor 2, with protein sequence MADVDLRGRLEALSAKLRTIESVLRPDAMREELASLQEQASAPDLWDDQEKAQEVTSRLSFVQSELGRLDGLRQRVDDAGVLLDLAEAEDDAGTRAEVGTEADQLTKLIDELEVRTLLSGEYDSREAVVTIRAEAGGVDAADFAEMLLRMYLRWAERHKYGTEVYDTSYAEEAGIKSATFAVHIPYAYGTLSVEQGTHRLVRLSPFDNQHRRQTSFVGVEVLPKVEQADHIEIPDDDLRVDVYRSSGPGGQGVNTTDSAVRLTHLPTGIVVSCQNERSQLQNKATAMAVLQAKLLERRRQEEQAKMDALKSGGSSWGNQMRSYVLHPYQMVKDLRTDHEVGNPQAVLDGDIDDFIEAGIRWRRQQENPA encoded by the coding sequence GTGGCTGATGTAGATCTGCGTGGCCGGCTGGAGGCCCTGAGCGCCAAACTGCGCACCATCGAGTCGGTGCTGCGGCCGGACGCGATGCGCGAGGAGCTGGCCAGCCTCCAGGAGCAGGCGTCCGCGCCGGACCTGTGGGACGACCAGGAGAAGGCGCAGGAGGTGACGTCCCGGCTGTCGTTCGTGCAGAGCGAGCTCGGCCGGCTGGACGGCCTGCGGCAGCGGGTCGACGACGCCGGCGTACTGCTGGACCTGGCCGAGGCCGAGGACGACGCCGGCACGCGTGCCGAGGTCGGCACCGAGGCCGACCAGCTGACCAAGCTGATCGACGAGCTGGAGGTCCGCACGCTGCTGTCCGGCGAGTACGACTCGCGGGAGGCGGTGGTCACCATCCGCGCCGAGGCCGGCGGCGTCGACGCCGCGGACTTCGCCGAGATGCTGCTGCGGATGTATCTGCGCTGGGCCGAGCGGCACAAGTACGGCACCGAGGTCTACGACACCTCGTACGCGGAGGAGGCCGGCATCAAGTCGGCGACCTTCGCCGTCCACATTCCCTACGCGTACGGCACCCTGTCCGTCGAGCAGGGGACGCACCGGCTGGTGCGCCTGTCGCCGTTCGACAACCAGCACCGCCGGCAGACCAGCTTCGTCGGCGTCGAGGTGCTGCCCAAGGTCGAGCAGGCCGACCACATCGAGATCCCCGACGACGACCTGCGCGTCGACGTCTACCGGTCGTCCGGACCCGGCGGCCAGGGTGTCAACACGACCGACTCGGCCGTACGCCTCACCCACCTGCCGACCGGCATCGTCGTCTCGTGCCAGAACGAGCGCTCGCAGCTGCAGAACAAGGCGACCGCGATGGCCGTCCTGCAGGCCAAGCTGCTGGAGCGGCGCCGGCAGGAGGAGCAGGCCAAGATGGACGCGCTCAAGTCCGGCGGCTCCAGCTGGGGAAACCAGATGCGGTCGTACGTGCTGCACCCGTACCAGATGGTCAAGGACCTGCGCACCGACCACGAGGTCGGCAACCCGCAGGCCGTACTCGACGGTGACATCGACGACTTCATCGAGGCCGGCATCCGGTGGCGCCGGCAACAGGAGAACCCGGCATAA
- the ftsE gene encoding cell division ATP-binding protein FtsE yields the protein MNQAGGSSAITMEHVTKNYSRSGRPALDDINVRVSKGEFVFFIGPTGSGKSTFMKLLLKEENPTRGKVTLAGRDLSQVRGWKVPRMRRSVGCVFQDFRLLPTKTAAENVGFALEVIGKPANVVRRVVPEVLQLVGLEGKEGRLPHQLSGGEQQRVAIARAFVNRPLVLLADEPTGNLDPDTSIEIMRLLDRINRTGTTVVMATHDSNIVNQMRRRVVELDRGRIVRDQARGVYG from the coding sequence ATGAACCAGGCAGGCGGCTCCAGTGCGATCACCATGGAGCACGTCACCAAGAACTACTCCAGGTCCGGCCGGCCGGCACTCGACGACATCAACGTGCGGGTCAGCAAGGGTGAGTTCGTCTTCTTCATCGGACCCACCGGCTCGGGCAAGTCCACCTTCATGAAGCTGCTGCTGAAGGAGGAGAACCCGACCCGCGGCAAGGTCACGCTGGCCGGCCGGGACCTGTCGCAGGTGCGCGGCTGGAAGGTGCCGCGGATGCGGCGCAGCGTCGGCTGTGTGTTCCAGGACTTCCGGCTGCTGCCGACCAAGACCGCCGCCGAGAACGTGGGCTTCGCGCTCGAGGTGATCGGCAAGCCGGCCAACGTCGTACGCCGGGTCGTACCGGAGGTCCTGCAGCTGGTCGGCCTGGAAGGCAAGGAGGGCCGGCTGCCGCACCAGCTCTCCGGTGGTGAACAGCAGCGCGTGGCGATCGCGCGGGCGTTCGTCAACCGGCCGCTCGTCCTGCTGGCCGACGAGCCGACCGGAAACCTCGACCCGGACACCAGCATCGAGATCATGCGGCTGCTGGACCGGATCAACCGGACCGGCACCACCGTGGTGATGGCCACCCACGACTCCAACATCGTCAACCAGATGCGCCGGCGGGTGGTCGAGCTCGACCGCGGCCGGATCGTCCGCGACCAGGCACGCGGGGTCTACGGGTAG
- the smpB gene encoding SsrA-binding protein SmpB → MPRETGRKVIASNRKARHDYAIIDTYEAGVMLTGTEVKSLRLGRASLVDGFALIEDGEVWLHGVHIPEYLQGTWTNHAPRRKRKLLLHRGEIEKLIGKTREGGLTLVPLSLYFVDGKVKVELALARGKRAYDKRQDLARRDADREVLRALGRRTKGMG, encoded by the coding sequence GTGCCGCGCGAGACAGGTCGCAAGGTCATCGCGTCCAACCGCAAGGCGCGGCATGACTACGCGATCATCGACACGTACGAGGCCGGTGTCATGCTGACCGGCACCGAGGTCAAGTCGCTCCGGCTCGGCCGTGCGTCGCTGGTCGACGGCTTCGCATTGATCGAGGACGGCGAGGTCTGGCTGCACGGCGTCCACATCCCCGAATACCTGCAGGGGACGTGGACCAACCACGCGCCGCGCCGCAAGCGCAAGCTGCTGTTGCACCGCGGCGAGATCGAGAAGCTGATCGGCAAGACCCGCGAAGGCGGGCTGACGCTGGTGCCGCTGTCGCTCTATTTCGTCGACGGGAAGGTCAAGGTCGAGCTGGCGCTCGCGCGAGGCAAGCGCGCGTACGACAAGCGCCAGGATCTGGCCCGCCGCGACGCCGACCGCGAGGTGCTGCGCGCGCTCGGCCGGCGCACGAAAGGGATGGGTTGA